Below is a window of Nocardioides sp. S-1144 DNA.
ATCTACAACCACATGACGTCGTACAAGGCGTCCGAGGGCGACCGGGTCGGCCGCGGCGAGGTCGTCGGGACGATGGGCACCACCGGCTGGTCGACCGGCTGCCACCTGCACTTCACGGTGATGGCCGACGGCACCGCCGTGGACCCGATGCCCTACCTCTGAGGCCCGATGGGGCGGAGCTGCGGCGTTCGTCCTCGCGGGGTCACCGGACCTGACAGCCTGGGTCCATGAGCTTCGTCAAGGCCTGTGCCGGGGCCACCGACCGGCGGGCCGGGAGCGGGTGGGGCCAGGAGGCCGCCGCCGCCTCGGCCCTGGCGGTGCTCGAGTCGGACGGACCCGACGCGGCGGCGACCGCGCGGATGGGGGCCCTGGCCGCCCGGTTCGGGCTCTCCGAGGTCGAGACCGCGCTGCTCGAGGCGGCCGCGGCCGCCGAGGAGAGCGTCGCCGGCCACCTGCTGCTCGGCCTGCTCTCGGGGGACGACCGGCCGGGCCGGCCGACCGTGGCGCTCGCCCTCGAGCTGGGCGGCGCCGCGCCGGGCGCCCGAGCGGCGCACCGGCACCTCGGTCCCCGCACCGCGCTCTCGCGGTACGGGCTGGTGCGGATCGTCGGGACCGACGTCCTGCTCAGCCGCCGGCTGGTGCTGGGGGACCGGGTGGCCGCCTACCTCGCCGGCGACGACGTCCCCTCGCAGACGACGCTGTCGATGCTGCTCGACCCGGTCCCGGTGGCCGTCGAGGGCACCGACGAGGTGGTCGCCGCCCTGCGCTCCGACCACGCCCTGGTCTGGGTGCACGCGCCGGGCGGGGGCGCCGGGGCCGCCATGGCGGCCGCGGCCTGCGAGCGGCTGGGCGTGTCCTGCCTGGTCGCCGACCTCGGCCGGCTGGACCCGTCGGTCCCCGTCGAGGACGGCGTCGCCGGGCTGGTGCTCGAGGCGGGCCTGAGCGGCAGCGTGCTCGTCGTCCTCGGGGCCGAGCGGGCGCGCCCCGAGTGGCTCTGGCACTCCGCCGTCCCGGTGTGCGCGGTCAGCAGGGACCCGTGGGACCCCGAGTGGTCCGGCGACCTGCCCGTCACCGTGCTCGCCCCGCGGCTCTCGGTCGCGCAGCGCCAGGAGCTCTGGCGCCCCCTGCTGGGCGAGGCGTCCACGAGCCGCGAGATCACCACCATGCCGCTCTCGCCCGAGCAGATCGTCACCGTCGGGCGGCACGCCGCCGCCACCGCGGCCGTCAACGGCGAGGACGGCGTCTCGGCCCAGCGCGTGCGGCAGTCCGCCCGCACCCTGAGCCGCGGTCGCTCCGTGCGCGCCAACGCCGCCTCGGCGGCCACCCTCGACGACCTCGTCCTGCCGCGGGCCGCGCTCGGTGAGGTGCGCCGGCTGCTCGACTGGGCCCGCTACCGCGACGAGGTCGTGGCGCTCGGGCCGCTGCACGGCAAGGGCGGCAAGGGCATCGGCATCTGCGCGCTGTTCTCGGGTCCGCCCGGCACCGGCAAGACCCTCGCCGCGCACGTCATCGCCGACTCCCTGGGGATGGACCTCTACCAGGTCGACCTCTCCAGCATCGTCGACAAGTACATCGGGGAGACCGAGAAGAACCTGGAGAAGGTCTTCGTCGAGGCCGAGGCCACCAACGCGGTGCTCTTCTTCGACGAGGCCGACGCCCTGTTCGGGTCGCGGTCGGCGGTCACCGACGCCAAGGACCGCTACGCCAACCAGGAGATCGCCTACCTGCTGCAGCGGATGGAGCAGTTCGACGGCATCACGGTGCTGGCGAGCAACCTGCGCGGCAACCTCGACCCGGCGTTCGCGCGGCGGCTGCACTTCATGGTCGCCTTCCCCGACCCCGACGTGGAGACGCGCCGGCGGCTCTGGGAGCACCACCTCGCCGGCCTCGCCCTCGACGCCGACGACCCCGTCGACGTCGACTGGCTGTGCTCGACCGTCGAGATGGCCGGCGGCGACATCCGCAACATGGTCCTGGCCGCCGTGTACGCCGCGGTGGCGGAGTCCGCCTCGCTCGGCATGCGCCACGTCGACGATGCCGTGCGTCGCGAGCACCTCAAGCTCGGACGCCGTCCCCCGGCCGGGCGCACCAGCCCGGCCGTTCGGGGGACTGCGTGAGCGCGAAGGTGGACAATCGGCCAGGGGCCGTCGGGTCCCCCGAGGAGGTGGCACGGTGGACGTGACGCACGACAGTGCCCGCAAGGTCGAGCCGACCACGGCTCCCGCCCCCGTCGTCGAGGCGCCAGCGCCGGCCGGCCCGGTTCCGGTCGCCGTCGGCACCATGGTCGTCGGCCACGCCGAGGACCACGCCGAGAAGGACGCCGACCGGCGCGCCGACAGCGCGCTCGGGCGCCTGCGGGGTCTCGAGCCCGACCGGCACCAGCACGGACCGGGCTGCGAGCACGCCGTGCGCCGCGCGGCGGCACCGGTCGGCGGCGCCCCGGAGGTGGGCCTCGAGGGAGGCGCGCTCGGCACGGACACCAGCGCGGCCATCGCCGAGCGACGCGGTCGCGGACGCAGGCTCGAGGAGCCGGTGCTGCGCCGCATGCAGACCGCCTTCGACACCGACCTGTCCGCCGTCCGCATCCACGACGACGCGGCCGCGGCGACCCTGAACCGTCAGGTGAGCGCGCGCGCCTTCACCACCGGCAAGGACATCTTCTTCGGCGCCCGGCAGTACGCCCCCGACACCACCGAGGGCGAGCGGGTGCTGGCCCACGAGCTGGCCCACACGCTGCAGCCCGCCTCACCGGTCCGGCGCACCGCCACCGAGGCCAAGGAGGTGATCCCGACCGGTGCCGTGAAGGACCGGGTCAGCGCGATCGACACCCCGACGGCGGCCACGGAGTCGACGCGAGGAGCCGCCGAGGTCGAGGCGGCACCCGACCTGGACACGACGGTCGCCGACCAGCTCCCGGCGGCCTACGCGGCCATGCCCGACCTGCTCAGGCTGACGGGCCCCGAGGTGCGCAGGCTGGCCCAGGACGTGTCGATGACCGGTCCGCTGATGGACGTGGTCAAGGGCGCGTTCGAGGCGAACTGGTTCAAGGCCAAGGAGTGCCTGGTCTTCGGCAAGTGGCCCGGCGCGAAGCCGGCCTTCTCCCACGAGGCCGGCCTGAGGCTGATGAAGGCGTTGACCGAGCTGCGCGGCAACGTGCACACCGAGATCAAGAAGGAGGTTCCCGAGCGGGTTCGGAAGAGGATCAGGACCGCGCTCGAGGCCGCCAAGGCTGCCGAGGGCGCCGCGTCGGAGGCCGACAAGCCCCGGTTCGCCGACCGGGTGCGGCAGCTCGAGGTCGACGCCAACCTCCCCGCCGACGACCTGATCTTCTTCATCGGCTCGGTCGGCGCCGACAGCGTCACCTCCGACGTCGACGTCTCCACGGCGGGCTCCTACACCGAGTGGGGCGTCGTGGCCTACAACCAGTACTTCCGCGAGAAGCTCGGGGTCTCCTACGACGCCGGCACCGTCTTCGACCTGAACGTCTACGCGAAGGACTTCATCTTCAAGGCCAAGGACACCGAGACGGTGACCCGGTCGGCCGGGTCGACCAAGGTCACGACGGACGTCGTGCCCGGCACCGAGAACCCGGCCGAGGAGGGGAAGCTGTCGGCCGAGGAGCGCAAGGCCCAGGACGACGACCAGGAGACGTGGGCCCTGACCCACGTGGCGCGCTTCCTCGACCCCACCGGGTGGGCCACCCACACCGCGACGATCCTGCTGGCGATCGAGGACCCGGACCGGCGCACGCAGCAGCGGGAACGCTTCGAGGAGGCCTGGGCCAGGGCCTCGGCGTTCCGGGACCGCCTCGAGGCGACCATGGAGGACCTGGCCGAGGTCGTCGAGCCCGGTGCGGCGTCGGCGTGGGGCCAGGGCGACCAGCAGCACCACGCCGAGGGAGCGCTGCTGATGCGCGCCGCCAACCAGATCTACGAGGCCGAGCTCCTCAAGCTCAAGGCGGCGCGCGAGGAGATCGCCGTGCTGCGGGGCAAGGACCTCGCCGCCGACGACCCGGGCCGGGAGCGGCTGATGGCCCTCGTCGCGGAGATCCCGAAGCTGGTGTCGCAGGCCTCGCTCTACGCCAACGAGGTCTACGGGTCGGGCGGCGCGACCGTCCACGCCGTGGTCGGGATGCAGGGCCGCAACAAGCGGCTCGAGAACGGTCCCTCCGAGAAGGCGAAGGACGACGCGGCCGGCACGACGCTCGAGCACGACGTCGTCGTCCACATCCCGGTCGCCCAGTGGTTCCAGACGTTCAACGACAACCTCGGCGACGTGCTCAAGGACTTCCAGCACTTCGGCGTCAAGCACGGTGACCACGAGCCCGACTACTGGTACGCGGCGTTCAAGATGGGCAAGTACGTCGACCGGATGCTCGACGCGATCCCGCACCTCTCCCAGGGTGCCGACGCCATGGTCACCCCGAAGCAGACGGCGGCGACGCTCGCCCTCCCGGCGTACCAGGCGTTGAAGAAGCTCGCGAAGCAGCACGTCGACAAGAAGGCGGGCGTGGCGAAGACCGACCCCAAGAAGCTCGCGAAGGACGACTTCTTCAAGGAGTTCGGCGCGGCCCAGGTCGCCGAGGTCCGCAACCAGGCACTCGCGCTGTGGGCGAAGGTCCGTGGCGACGTCACCAGCGCCCCGCCGAAGGCGCCGGCCGGCAAGGCCGGGTCTTCCGGCGGGGGCGCCACGAAGCCCGGCTCGGGCGGCTCGGCCGCGCCCGGCGACGACCGGGCCGTGCTCGAGTCCCTCCAGGGCCGGGTCAAGAAGCTCGCCGAGGCGTTCTCGTCGTGACGGCCCTGACCCAGCAGCAGCTCGAGGCGCTCGTCAGCGTCGGTGCGGTCGACTTCACCGGCAAGGAGCTCGACGGTCTCGACCTGCGCAACCTCCTGCTCGGGGCCGCCCGGCTGGACGGGCAGCGGCTCGGCCGGTGCCGCCTCGACGACGCGTCGTTGCGCGGCGCGAGCCTCGTCGGCGCCGACCTGGGCGACGTCGTCGTCCGGGGCGCGGGGCTCGAGGAGACCCGCCTCGACGACGCGACCTTCGACCGTGGGGACCTGTCGCACTGCGACCTCGAGCGCGCGACGGCGCCGGACGTCTCGTTCCGCGACGCCCGGATCACCGGCGGGGTGTGGAAGCTCCTCGACGCGCCCCGAGCCTGCTTCGACGGCGCCCACCTCGACGGGGTGGTGCTGCACCAGGCCGAGCTGGTCGAGGCGACGTTCCGCGGCGCCGTCCTCACCGGCTGCCGGTTCAGCCGGGCCGTGCTCGACGGCGCCGACTTCACCGGCGCCACCCTCACCGACTGTGACTTCGAGGGCGCCACCAGCAGCACCCCGCAGCCCTGGCAGTAGCCGCCGGTCGAAACGACCTTGCCACCGCCTGGGATGATGGACGGATGGCCAGGGAGCAGGGGCGCAAGCTGATCGCGCAGAACAAGAAGGCGCGGCACGACTACGCCATCGACGACGTCTTCGAGGCCGGCCTGGTGCTGCAGGGCACCGAGGTGAAGTCGCTGCGCCAGGGCCGGGCCTCGCTGGTCGACGGGTTCGTCGACATCGACCGCGGGGAGGCGTGGCTGCACGGCGTCCACATCCCCGAGTACTCGCAGGGCACCTGGACCAACCACGCCGCCCGCCGCAAGCGCAAGCTGCTGCTGAACCGGGTCGAGATCGACAAGATCGAGCGCCGGGTCAGCGAGAAGGGGCTGAGCGTCGTCCCGCTGTCGCTGTACTTCCTCGACGGCCGCGCCAAGATCGAGATCGGCGTCGGCAAGGGCAAGAAGTCGTGGGACAAGCGGCAGTCGATGGCCAAGCGCGACGCCCAGAACGAGATCCAGCAGGAGGTCGGGCGCCGCCTCAAGGGCATGCGTGACTGAGGAGCACCCCGACGCTCCCGCGGTCCGGGAGTTCTGGACGACGCTGGGACTGCCCGGGCTCTTCGACGTCCACGTGCACTTCCTGCCGCCCAACATCCAGCGCGCCGTGTGGGCGGTCTTCGACCAGGCCGGCCCGAAGATCGGCCGCCCCTGGCCGATCCGCTACCGGACCTCGCACGAGGAGCGGCTGCTCACCCTCGAACAGATGGGCGTGCGCCACTTCTCGACGCTGCCGTACGCCCACAAGCCGGGCGTCGCGACCTACCTCAACGGCTGGTCGGCCGAGTTCGCCGCCGGCCGGTCGCAGGTGCTCCGGTCGGCGACGTTCTACCCCGAGCCGGACGCCGCGGCCTACGTCGCCGCGGAGGTCGCGGGCGGCGTCGACATCTTCAAGATCCACCTCCAGGTGGGGGAGTTCCACCTCGACGACCCGTTGCTCGACGAGGTCTGGGGCCTCCTCGAGGACGCCGGCACCCCGGTCGTCGTGCACGCCGGCTCGGGGCCGGTCGGCAACGACTTCACCGGGCCGGCGTCGATGCAGCGCCTGCTGCGCCGCTTCCCGCGGCTCGCGGTCATCGTGGCCCACCTCGGTGCACCGGAGTGCG
It encodes the following:
- a CDS encoding ATP-binding protein; this translates as MSFVKACAGATDRRAGSGWGQEAAAASALAVLESDGPDAAATARMGALAARFGLSEVETALLEAAAAAEESVAGHLLLGLLSGDDRPGRPTVALALELGGAAPGARAAHRHLGPRTALSRYGLVRIVGTDVLLSRRLVLGDRVAAYLAGDDVPSQTTLSMLLDPVPVAVEGTDEVVAALRSDHALVWVHAPGGGAGAAMAAAACERLGVSCLVADLGRLDPSVPVEDGVAGLVLEAGLSGSVLVVLGAERARPEWLWHSAVPVCAVSRDPWDPEWSGDLPVTVLAPRLSVAQRQELWRPLLGEASTSREITTMPLSPEQIVTVGRHAAATAAVNGEDGVSAQRVRQSARTLSRGRSVRANAASAATLDDLVLPRAALGEVRRLLDWARYRDEVVALGPLHGKGGKGIGICALFSGPPGTGKTLAAHVIADSLGMDLYQVDLSSIVDKYIGETEKNLEKVFVEAEATNAVLFFDEADALFGSRSAVTDAKDRYANQEIAYLLQRMEQFDGITVLASNLRGNLDPAFARRLHFMVAFPDPDVETRRRLWEHHLAGLALDADDPVDVDWLCSTVEMAGGDIRNMVLAAVYAAVAESASLGMRHVDDAVRREHLKLGRRPPAGRTSPAVRGTA
- a CDS encoding eCIS core domain-containing protein, with the translated sequence MTHDSARKVEPTTAPAPVVEAPAPAGPVPVAVGTMVVGHAEDHAEKDADRRADSALGRLRGLEPDRHQHGPGCEHAVRRAAAPVGGAPEVGLEGGALGTDTSAAIAERRGRGRRLEEPVLRRMQTAFDTDLSAVRIHDDAAAATLNRQVSARAFTTGKDIFFGARQYAPDTTEGERVLAHELAHTLQPASPVRRTATEAKEVIPTGAVKDRVSAIDTPTAATESTRGAAEVEAAPDLDTTVADQLPAAYAAMPDLLRLTGPEVRRLAQDVSMTGPLMDVVKGAFEANWFKAKECLVFGKWPGAKPAFSHEAGLRLMKALTELRGNVHTEIKKEVPERVRKRIRTALEAAKAAEGAASEADKPRFADRVRQLEVDANLPADDLIFFIGSVGADSVTSDVDVSTAGSYTEWGVVAYNQYFREKLGVSYDAGTVFDLNVYAKDFIFKAKDTETVTRSAGSTKVTTDVVPGTENPAEEGKLSAEERKAQDDDQETWALTHVARFLDPTGWATHTATILLAIEDPDRRTQQRERFEEAWARASAFRDRLEATMEDLAEVVEPGAASAWGQGDQQHHAEGALLMRAANQIYEAELLKLKAAREEIAVLRGKDLAADDPGRERLMALVAEIPKLVSQASLYANEVYGSGGATVHAVVGMQGRNKRLENGPSEKAKDDAAGTTLEHDVVVHIPVAQWFQTFNDNLGDVLKDFQHFGVKHGDHEPDYWYAAFKMGKYVDRMLDAIPHLSQGADAMVTPKQTAATLALPAYQALKKLAKQHVDKKAGVAKTDPKKLAKDDFFKEFGAAQVAEVRNQALALWAKVRGDVTSAPPKAPAGKAGSSGGGATKPGSGGSAAPGDDRAVLESLQGRVKKLAEAFSS
- a CDS encoding pentapeptide repeat-containing protein, which encodes MTALTQQQLEALVSVGAVDFTGKELDGLDLRNLLLGAARLDGQRLGRCRLDDASLRGASLVGADLGDVVVRGAGLEETRLDDATFDRGDLSHCDLERATAPDVSFRDARITGGVWKLLDAPRACFDGAHLDGVVLHQAELVEATFRGAVLTGCRFSRAVLDGADFTGATLTDCDFEGATSSTPQPWQ
- the smpB gene encoding SsrA-binding protein SmpB, with amino-acid sequence MAREQGRKLIAQNKKARHDYAIDDVFEAGLVLQGTEVKSLRQGRASLVDGFVDIDRGEAWLHGVHIPEYSQGTWTNHAARRKRKLLLNRVEIDKIERRVSEKGLSVVPLSLYFLDGRAKIEIGVGKGKKSWDKRQSMAKRDAQNEIQQEVGRRLKGMRD
- a CDS encoding amidohydrolase family protein — translated: MTEEHPDAPAVREFWTTLGLPGLFDVHVHFLPPNIQRAVWAVFDQAGPKIGRPWPIRYRTSHEERLLTLEQMGVRHFSTLPYAHKPGVATYLNGWSAEFAAGRSQVLRSATFYPEPDAAAYVAAEVAGGVDIFKIHLQVGEFHLDDPLLDEVWGLLEDAGTPVVVHAGSGPVGNDFTGPASMQRLLRRFPRLAVIVAHLGAPECEAFLALAERHERVHLDTTMVFTDFFGVDYPADLLPRLRDLQPKVLLGSDFPTIPYPYVEQLSGLAALDLGDDWLRDVCWHNGVRLLLSNGG